A region of the Candidatus Eisenbacteria bacterium genome:
GCGATCGAGACGCTCGTCGATTTCTTCGCGGCGGATGTTCCCTCGCCGTTCGCAGCCGTGGCGATCGAACACTTGGGGGGCGCGATCGGCCGGGTCGGCGAGCGGGACACCGCCTTCAGCCATCGACGCGCACAGCACAGTTGCCTCGTTCTCAGGGCATGGCGTGACCCGGCGGCGTCGCACGACAACATCGCGTGGGGACGCTCCTGCTACGGCGCCATGGAGCCATTCCTGGAGCAGGGCGTCTATGTGAACTATCTCGGTGACGAGGGCGAGAGTCGGGTCAGGGCCGCTTATGGCGCCAACTACCAGCGGCTGGCTGCGCTCAAGCAGAAGTACGACCCTGCGAACCTGTTCCGCATGAATCAGAACATCGCGCCGGCCGTGGGCAGAGCGACCGGAATGGCAAGCTGATCTCCATCGAAGCACCAATGACTGAGCAGCAGCTTGGATCAGTCGTCATCGGTGGAAGCCAAGCAGGCTTGGCTGTCGGCTACCACCTCAGGCAAAGGGGGCTGCCGTTCGTCATCCTCGACGAGAACGACCGCGTCGGTGCTGCCTGGCGGAATCGGTGGGATTCGTTGCGTCTGTTTACACCGGGCCGTTACAACGGGTTGCCGGGAATGCCGTTTCCGGGTTCGCCCGGGGCCTATCCGACAAAGGACGAGACCGCCGACTATCTCGAGGCGTATGCCCGTGCATTCGAGCTTCCTGTCCGAACCGGTGTCAAGGTCGACCGGCTGGCGAAGACGGGGGATCGATTCGAAGTGACATGTGGTCAGCAGGCGCTCTCCGCCGAGAACGTGGTCGTGGCGACCGGCGCCTTCAACAACCCGAGAGTTCCGTCGTTCGCGCGCGAGCTGGATCAGAGCATCGTCCAACTCCACTCGAAGGAGTACCGCAACCCATCCCAAATTCAGAAAGGCGCAGTGCTGGTCGTGGGCGCCGGGAACTCCGGGGCGGAGATCGCCATGGAACTCGCTCCCCATCATCAGACATGGTTATCCGGCCCGGACACGGGGCAGGAGCCTGCCCGGGCCGGAACTCGTCTCGATCACCTGCTCACGCCCATGATGTGGTTCGTGGCAACCCGGTTGACGGTCAAGACGGCGCTTGGAAGGAAGCTCCGCGACCACTTTCTCGATCCCCCTCGTGGAATTCCCCTCGGGAGGGTGCGACGAAAGGACTTTGCCCCGGCAGGCATCGAACGAGTGCCGCGTATGACCGGGGTGAAGAATGGAAATCCCATCCTCGAGAATGGAAGGGTCCTCGAGGTGTCGAACGTCATTTGGTGCACCGGCTACGCACCCAATTACAACTGGATCGATCTCTCGCTGCCCAGCCACAATGGCCTTCCCATTCATGATCGAGGCATCGTCGACGCCTGTCCGGGTCTTTACTTCATTGGGCTCCTCTTTCTCTACTCGCTGAGTTCGGCGCTGGTGGGAGGTGTGGGGCGCGATGCCGAGCACATCGTCGACCACATCGTTTCCACGCGACTGTCAAAAAAAGACGACGCTGCGGCCAGAGCGACAACCGCTGGGAGGCAGTATGCGTAACGGGCTCGTGTCCGTACTAGTCATGCTTGCGGGCCTCTGGTACGCCGCGCTTTCCGCTCAACAGCGCGCTCCGGTGATCGACATGCACATGCATGCGCACCATATCCCGCTCAATCTTCCCGCTGGAGCCCCACCTCCATGCCTCCCACGCCCGTGTCAGCCCGAAGGGGCTGCGACGGCGACGCCGGAGGAGTCATTGCGGAAGACCCTCGACGCGATGAACCGCCACAACATCGTCCTGGGATTCCTGAGCGGCGCCGACCTGGGCATCGTCCAGAACTGGGTCGCGGCGGCCCCCGGCCGGTTCATCGCTTCGCCCTTCATTGAGAAGCCCGGTGAGCTCACGCCGCAGATGCTCAGGCAGGAGTACACGGCGAGACGCCTGGCCGGCATGGGTGAGATCGGATCGCAGCTCATGGGCGTGGCGCCAAACGATCCGGCGCTGGCCCCGTACTTTGCACTGGCGGAGGAGTTCGATGTCCCTGTCCTCATTCACACCGAAGGGATTGGTCCACCGGTACCGGGGTTCCGCTCGGCCGCGGGCAGTCCGCTCCTCCTCGAGGAGGTGCTGGTTCGACATAGGAACCTCAGAGTGTTCGTCGAGAACAGCGGGTATCCGTTCCTCGACGAGATGATCGCGATGATGTATCAATATCCTCAACTCTACGGCGATCTGTCGACGATCACTTGGATCATCCCGCGCTCTGCGTTTCACCGGTACGTCGAGGCCCTCGTTCGCGCCGGCCTCGGGAACCGCTTGATGTTTGGCTCCGACCAGATGCGATGGCCCGAGAAGATTGACGAGGCGATCGAAGCGATCGAGGAGGCGAATTACCTGACCGCCGAGGAGAAGCGAGACATCTTCTACAACAACGCGGCCCGGTTTCTGCGCCTTGAAGGGGGACGTAAGTAGCGGAAGATGGTGCCTTGCCGCGCGGAGGCGTCGCGATGATCATCAACGGCTCGCGCTTGCCACCCACCTGGAACAGGATTAATTCGGTCGATTGCGTCGCGCTCCGGTTTCACGCTTTTCCAGCATCATTGAATTCAGGGCTTTGAGCACGCCTCGGATGCGGCCGCAGGCCGAGGGTCACGGATCGAAGCCGCGCAAGCATTTGCGCGATGTCAGCGGGAGATTGGATGGCGCCGGAAGAACGTGGCAAGCGTCGAGGCGACCGCAGCGGGATCCTGGACCAACATCCCGTGGTTCACACCTGCAATGACGACACCCTCGACATTGGGCAGCGACGACAGAAGCCGCCGATGGGTCTCGCCAAAGCGAGGCCAGAGCGTGTCGCTTTCCCCGCCGAGCACAGCCAGGACCGGCTGCGTGATTCGCTGCGCCTCATCCTCGTTGAACGTCCACGCTCCCAAACCGGGGATCTCCTGCTCGAACCATGTCGGGGCGTCCACGACGGCTTGGGCGAAGGAACCTGGCAGCACCCGATCAAGTCGGGGGCGGTAGTCCGCTCCAAACCGCATTTTCAGGAAGTCGTCGATCACGACTTCGGCGCCCTCTCGTCGAGAGCGTTCCTGACCCTTCGATAGTGCATCCAGATACGCTTGACCGCCGAAGACCGCCGGTTCGAGTAGCGCCAACGACTCGATCAACTCCGGTGAGTCGAGCGCCAGCTGGAGTGCGACGGCACCGCCGTATGAGTGCCCGACCATGTGAGTACGCTCGATGCCGAGGTGCCGCAGTAAGGCGCGGCAATCCGCGGCATGTTGCGCAACCGTGAGTGCGCCGGCAGCGTGCGTGCTGCCCGTGTAGCCGCGGCGATGATAAACGACCAGCTCATGCCCACTCGCGAGTGCAGACTCGGTGACAAGCGGCCGAAACACGTCTGCAATGAGCGCTCCGTGTATGAACACGATCGGATCACCCGAGCCGGCGCGTTCGTAGGCGAGCGTGAGGCCATCGAGGACCGCCCGGCTCATAGACCACTCCGTCGAGGCGCGTATTCTTGGTGCCGCATGAGACGCCGTCGTGGACTCACTCGCTTGCTGGGCTGAACAGGCCAGCAGTCCCAAACAGAAGAACGACGTTATTGATTTCGCCATTTACATGGGGCTTGGCCACGGTTCCCACCGCGTGTCAATGTCACGCCTGAAGAGTTGACGCATCTCCGAGCCCCACTGGTCGGTTGCATTCGAGGCGAAGGCTAAAAATCTACACGCAGGTCCGAGCACCACCGAAAGGTACAGCGTGCCGCCCGTCTGACGTCGTGGAGCACAACCACTCACGGAGGTAGCCGGCGGCCGGGAGCGGCAGCGCCTGTCAAGAGGGCGCACCTCCGATGCCGCAGAACTGCGTGATAATCGACGCGATCAAGCTCGGGT
Encoded here:
- a CDS encoding alpha/beta hydrolase; the protein is MSRAVLDGLTLAYERAGSGDPIVFIHGALIADVFRPLVTESALASGHELVVYHRRGYTGSTHAAGALTVAQHAADCRALLRHLGIERTHMVGHSYGGAVALQLALDSPELIESLALLEPAVFGGQAYLDALSKGQERSRREGAEVVIDDFLKMRFGADYRPRLDRVLPGSFAQAVVDAPTWFEQEIPGLGAWTFNEDEAQRITQPVLAVLGGESDTLWPRFGETHRRLLSSLPNVEGVVIAGVNHGMLVQDPAAVASTLATFFRRHPISR
- a CDS encoding NAD(P)/FAD-dependent oxidoreductase, translating into MTEQQLGSVVIGGSQAGLAVGYHLRQRGLPFVILDENDRVGAAWRNRWDSLRLFTPGRYNGLPGMPFPGSPGAYPTKDETADYLEAYARAFELPVRTGVKVDRLAKTGDRFEVTCGQQALSAENVVVATGAFNNPRVPSFARELDQSIVQLHSKEYRNPSQIQKGAVLVVGAGNSGAEIAMELAPHHQTWLSGPDTGQEPARAGTRLDHLLTPMMWFVATRLTVKTALGRKLRDHFLDPPRGIPLGRVRRKDFAPAGIERVPRMTGVKNGNPILENGRVLEVSNVIWCTGYAPNYNWIDLSLPSHNGLPIHDRGIVDACPGLYFIGLLFLYSLSSALVGGVGRDAEHIVDHIVSTRLSKKDDAAARATTAGRQYA
- a CDS encoding amidohydrolase family protein encodes the protein MHAHHIPLNLPAGAPPPCLPRPCQPEGAATATPEESLRKTLDAMNRHNIVLGFLSGADLGIVQNWVAAAPGRFIASPFIEKPGELTPQMLRQEYTARRLAGMGEIGSQLMGVAPNDPALAPYFALAEEFDVPVLIHTEGIGPPVPGFRSAAGSPLLLEEVLVRHRNLRVFVENSGYPFLDEMIAMMYQYPQLYGDLSTITWIIPRSAFHRYVEALVRAGLGNRLMFGSDQMRWPEKIDEAIEAIEEANYLTAEEKRDIFYNNAARFLRLEGGRK